ATCGCAAGCTCATAAGCGCGTCAGGAACGACGCACCGAATACGGCGTCCGCGAATCCGGCACCGAGTTTTCACGGCGGCTGATCTCGCTTCGAGCACCCAGCTTCACCGTCACGCCGATCGCCAGCACCGTCGCCAGCAGCGAACTGCCGCCGTAGCTCATCAGCGGCAGGGGCAGCCCCGTCACGGGCAGCAGCCCCATGCTCATGCCGATGGATTCAAAGCTGTGAAACCACAACGACGCCGACAGCGACGCCACAAGGACCTTGACCGTCACGCTGCGCGCCCTCAGGGCGATGCGGATCATGCGCCAGAGGATGAACGACAGCAGCGCCAACACAAAAAGCCCGCCCACCAGCCCGAACTCCTCGGCGAAAACGCTGAAGATGAAATCGGTGTGCGGTTCGGGTAAAAAACGCAACTTGCTTTGAGCCCCCTGCATGAACCCTTTGCCGAAAAAGCGCCCCGAGCCCACGGCGATGCGCGACTGGATCACGTTGTATCCGGCGCCGAGAGGATCCAGCTCCGGATTGATGAACACGAGGATGCGTTTTTTCTGATATTCTCTGAGCAACATCCAGCCCAACGGCAGCAGCGCCGCCGCGCCGCCCATCAGCGAGAGCAGATAGCGCTTCGGAGCGCCCGCCACCAGCAGCGCCACGAAGATCATGACGCCGTAGACCAGCGTGCTGCCGAGATCGGGCTGCACGAGCACCAGCAGCGCGGAAACGCCGCCGAGCGCCAGCGCGCCGGCGAAATTTTTCAAATTGTACGGCGGAAAAAGCGTCACATGATGCGCCATCACAAAGGCCAATCCCAATTTGACGAATTCCGCCGGCTGGACCTTGAAGAATCCCAAGTTGATCCACGACTGAGCGCCCTTGGCCCGATGTCCCATCACAAACAGCAGCACCAGTATCAGACAGCAGCCGCCGTAGAGCCAGTAGGACGCGTCGAGGAAAAACTCATAATCCAGTCGCAGCACGACCGCCAGCATCACGAGCGCCGCGACGCCCCAGATCAGCTGACGACCGGCATAAAACCGACCCAGCCCCGCGGGGCCGCCGCCGGCGCTGTAAATCGTCGCTACGCCCGTCAGGTACATCAGGAAGACGGCGATCAGCAACGGATAATCCAGCGCACGCAGCGTATCCCGCCAGGAACCACGATCGTTCATCACGCGTTGTTTTTATCGGCCACCCTGCCTATGGCCGAAGAGGCCCGCTTCATGCCCTTCACCGGCACGGAAACTTCGAGCGCCACCATGTTCTCGTCATCGTTCAGGTCGATGTCGATGCCTGTGTTGTCAACGTCCATGTACTTGCTGATCACTTTGAGAATGTCCTCGCGGATCGCCGCCATGACCTCGGGAGAAATATCCTTGCGGTCGTGCATGAGCACGATCTGCAGGCGCTTTTTGGCGTTGTCCTTGGATTTGGTCCTTTTGAAGATCCGGTTCAGAAAATCAGTCATCGATGCCATCGCGGTCACCTACTTACGGCCAAAGAAATGGCGGAGACTGGCAAGGAATCCTTTGTCCATGTTCTCCACGTCGAGGAAAGGAACTTCTTCGTCCAAAAGACGGCGCGCGATATTGGTGAAAGCCGTGGCCGCCGGAGAGTTGGGCGAAAGCGTCAGAGGCTCCCCGTTGTTGGACGAGCGCAGCACCAGATCGTCCTCGGGCACCACGCCGATCAGGGGGACGGAAAGGATGTCGAGCACGTCGCTGACGCCGAGCATGTCGCCTTTGCGCATCATCTTCGGCACCAGGCGGTTGATAATCAGATGGATCTGCTCCTTGCCCTGAGCCTCGAGCATGCCGATGATACGATCGGCGTCGCGCACGGGAGCCACGTCGGGCGTAGTCACCACGAGGGCTTCGGAGGCGCCGGCGGAAGCGTTCTTGAACCCTGACTCGATACCGGCGGGGCAGTCGAAGAGGACAAAATCGAAGTCCTTCTTCAGCTCGTCGCTGAGGGCTTTCATCTGCTCTTCGCTGACGCAGTCCTTCTGACGGGTCTGAGCCGTGGGCAGCAGATAGAGTCCATCGACGCGCTTGTCGCGGATCAGGGCCTTTTTCAGTTCACAGCTGCCTTCGACGACGTCGACCAGCGTATAGACGATGCGGTTTTCCAATCCGAGGATGATGTCGAGGTTACGAAGTCCCGTATCGCCGTCGACGACCACGACTTTCTTGCCCAGCTTCGCCAAAGCCATGGAGATGTTGGCCGTCGTCGTCGTCTTGCCGACGCCGCCTTTTCCTGAGGTCACTACGATCACGCGTCCCGCCATGGGGGATCTCCTCCTTTGAGTTCTTTCCGTCAATGCCGCATTTTCCCTTGTCTCCGCTACAGATCGTGACGCTCCGAAGACGTCGGGCTGTTCCGGTTTCTTTTCGGCGGGCGCCGCTTTGGGGACGTCGGGCTGCCGTGCTTCCTTTACGTTTTCCTCAGCGAAGGAAACGATCGACTGCCCCGCCTCGTTCGCGAGCCGCGCCGTTCCGGAAAGTTCCGATTGCTTTTCGTTCTCCGCAGGCCGTGTCACGGTTTGATTCTTTCTTGCCGCGGCGATCAAAGCCTGCCTCTTTTCCAACTTATTCTGCTTCTTCTGTCTGTCTTTTCTGCTCATCAGGACTGCCTTTCTACTTTTCCCAAGAGATATCGCTGGCTACAAAGACACCGCCCTCCACGACAATTCGCACGGGCTTGCCCCACCAGGGCGAAGCGCCAGGCTCCATGGCGTTGCTGATCATGGAACCGATACGCAGCTGATTGGTCTGGTAGCTCAGCGTGATCACCGAAGCGCTGTTATCGCCGTTACAGCCGGCATGCACTTGCCCCTGGATGGCGCCAAGAACGATGATCGAGCCGGTGGCATTGATCTCGGCGCCGTGATGCAGGTCGCCCAGCATCAGCACATCGCCGTCATGCTGCAGCGCCTGTCCGCCGCGCAGAGGGATCGAGACGATCTTGAGAGTCCCCTGCGTCACCATGGGACGTTCCGAACCATCGACTTTAAATCCCAGCGACGCCAGATTTTCTTTCGTCGACGGCTCTTCAGCGTTCCACAGCGAGACGGAAAGATTCATCGGGAAAATCACGTCGCGCAGCAGATCAAGCAGCCAGTTTCTTGGCACCTGAAGTTTCTTGAAATCAAAGACGATCTGATGGCCGGTCACCATGCTCCCGGCATCGCGCAGCTCTCGCAGCACGTCCGAAATGCCCGGCAGGATCGCGCCTTCGAAGGCCACGCACACCGATGTGCCGCGTCCTTTGAAGCTGATTTCCTTCTTCTGTGAGGCAAGTTCCATCTATTTTTCCCCATTCCTTTCACTGAAATACGGATTCATACTATTTCTTTATAAAGGGCGAACTCAAGAGCGCTGCAAGGGAGATCCACAACGCCAGCGGCGCAGCAGTCGAAACGTTCCCGAGCGAATGAAGAACTCCGTTGCGACGCCCGGCGAACCATGTTAACGCTTTTATCAAGAAAGTATTATTTTTCTTTCGCGCTGCCATTTTCATTCAGCAAAAAGCTCAGCAGCTGCCCAACCAAAGGGCCGGCCACGCGGCCGCCGCTCTCGCCGCCTTCGATGAAGCAGACGACGGCATAACGAGGCTTTGACGCCGGTGCGTAACCGGCAAACACGGCGTGATCCTTGCCGTGATCGTGCTGGACCGTACCGGTTTTGCCCGCAATTTCCACACCGGACACTGCGGCGCGATGACCGGTGCCGCCTTTGGCAACCACCGCCCGCAGCCCGGCCTTGACCAGTTGCAGATACTCCTGACGAAGCCCGGTAGGTTGTCCCTCTACTTCCGCCGTTTTCAACACGTGCGGACGATAGAAAACGCCGCCGTTGGCGATAGTCGCGTAGACGCTGGCCATCTGCAGCGGCGTGAGCAGCACAAAGCCCTGCCCGATCGACATGTTGACCGAATCGCCCTTGAACCAGCTCTGGCGCATCGTTTTTTTCTTCCACTCGGGCCCCGGCAGGATGCCCGCGGCTTCGCCGGGAAGATCGATGCCCAGCGGGCGGCCGAGAGCGAAGCGTTCTCCCACGTCATCGTACCTTTTCACGCCGACCATCTGGCTGGTCTCGTAAAAATAGACGTCGCACGAATCGCGCAGCGCCCGCACGAAAGTCTCCCGACCGTGTCCGCCGCGCCGCCAGCAATGATACAAATTCCCGCCCAGGCGAAAAACTCCGGAGCAGTGAACCGACGTGTTTTTGTCTACCACACCGGATTCAAGCGCCGCGTAGCCGGTCACCGCTTTAAATATGGAACCGGGCGAGTACTGCCCGCTGATGGCCCGATTCAACAAGGGGCGGGAGCTGTCGAGATTCAGGCCGGCCCATTCAGTCCCGGACACCCCCCAAGCCAGCGGATTCGGATCATAAGAAGGATTCGACCACATCACGATCACTTCGCCGTTGTTCACGTCGAGAGCCACCATCACGCCATTGTAATCCTTCATGAGATCCGAGGCATAACTCTGTGCGCTCAGATCGATCGTCAGCGTCAGATCCTGTCCGATGCCCGGCATCGTTTCATTCAGCGTGCGGCGCTGACGGCCGCGGGCGTCCACTTCTACCGCCCGTTCGCCGATGGAGCCGCGCAAAACGTCTTCATAATATTTCTCTACGCCGGATTTACCGATCACGTCGCCGCCGATGTAGCTTTTGTTTTCATCAGTTTCAACGCTGCGCAGTTCCTGTTCGGAAATTTCGCCCACGTATCCCACCACGTGGGACGCCAAGGGACCGGCGGGATAAGTGCGGCGCCACACCGGCAGCGGGAACAGCACTTCGGGAAATTCAGGATCTTCCATCAGGCTGGTCATCTGCAGCAGCGTCAGATTCGAGACCAGCGAAATAGCCCGATACGGAGCCCAGTAAAGATTTTTGACGCGCTGTTCGAGCTTCTCCGGATCGTGAGGCAGGCGGGCACGCTGTAAAGCGCCAAGCAGTTTTTGTTTGACCTCGTCGCGCTGCAGGTCCAGCGGATAGCCCATGATATCGAACGTCATCACGTTCAGAGCCAGCGGCAGTCCCTTGCGGTCATAGATCTGCCCGCGAGCCGGCGGCATGCGGATCAGCCGAAGGCGGTTCTTCAGCGCCAGCCCTACGTAGCGGTCGGACCAGAGCACCTGAAAAAGCGCCAGCGCGACCGCCAAAACCACAAAGGATCCGGCCACGACGGCACGCCAGAAATTCAAGCGCGTATCAGACAGCAGGCGCTGGGTCGGTTGTTCAGAAAGATTTTTCGTCATGAAGGCGAGACCTCACGAGCGCCAAAAAGATCAGCACCGCGGCGTTCGCGATCCATTGCACGCCGATGACGAGCCCGATCCGACCGGCCAGGACGCCGGCATCCCAAAAGAGCAGTCGCGACAGCGTCATCACGGCGCAGAGCAATGTCGTGATGACCACATAGGGCAGCGTTCGGCGGTTGGCCGCGGGAATCTGGAACCATGCCCAATGCGCAGCCAGAACCGCCGCCGTATAAAGAGCGCCATACAGCCCCGGCACTCCGATCCAGCGCAGGTCCATCAGCAGGCCGCCACACAGCGCCGCGGCGAACCATCGCCAAGGCACGCTCAGCTGCTTCTCCCGGGTCACGCACCAGATCAGCATCATCAGATAGATTTCCGGCGCCAGAAAGGTCTGAGTCATCATGATCTGCACAATGTCCTGAGCGTACCAGCCGAAAATCAGCGCCAGAAAATTTTTCATGGCTGCAAACCTCCCAGCACGGACACGTATTGAAGTCTGAACAGATCGGCGCCTGTCTTGACGCGGAACTCATCGACACCCGCGGTCACCGTCCGTCGTTCCGAAGTCAGCTCGCCTACCGGCAGTCCGACCGGCAGCCGGCTGCCCAAAACGGTCAGGATCTTCATTCCCGGCTTGTAATCGCCGTCGGAAGGCAGATACCTGACCCACACGCCGCCTTCGTTGTCCCCCGTGACGACGCCGATCTCGCGCGTCTCTTCCACGACCACGGGAACGTAAAAGCCGGCGCTGGTGACCAAACGTACCCAGGCGCTACCGCCGCTCTGCGAGGTGATCACGCCGACCAGATCGGAGCCGTCGAGCACGGCGCAACCGGGATCATACCTCTCGTCGCCGGTGCCGATGCGTAGTTCTTCCCACCACATACTGGGGTCGCGAAAAATGATCGGGAAACGATTGCCGGGACGGGCACGCCGCTTAAACTCCGCCGAGATTTCCTCTCCCGATTGCAGGCGCAACGCGCGATTCTCTTCGCGCAGCTCCTCCAGCTCCATCAGCAGATCCCGACGTTCCGTGGTCCAACGACGGAATCGCTCGACGCGATCGATCACAAAAACGGCCGGTTTCTCAAGCGGGGCCAGCACCGATGCGGTTACATCCATGGCATGGCGCGTCCGCCCGCTTCCAGTCGCTCCCAAGGCGAGAAACACGCAGGCGACGACACAGATCAGGCCGATAACCAACTCCCGTTCAAAGTTCCAGCGCTCTGCCATGATCGGGACTCGTTAGAGCTGGCTCTTGTGGACGGTCGTGAGGATCCTTTTCATTTCTCCCAAATTCTGCAGCGTCAGTCCCACGCCGTTGGCGACCGCGTGAATAGGCTCCTCGGAAAGGATTACGGGAGCGTTCAGCACCCGCGTCAGTTTTTCCGGCAGGCCGCGCAGCTGCGAAGCGCCTCCGGTCAACACGATGCCGTTGTCCACGATGTCGCGGGAGAGCTCCGGCGGCGTCTGTTCGAGAGCCACTTTCACCATGTCCTCGATGCGGGAGACGATCGGCAGCAGCACCTCGCGGACTTCCACCGAACTGACGCGGCTCACCTTGGGCAGGCCGTCGGCCAGGTCCCGCCCTTTCACTTCCATCTCAAGCTCTTCCTTGAGCGGCAGCACCGAACCGATCTCGTTTTTTACGTTTTCGGCCGTGCTTTCGCCGATCAGCAGCGCGTGCTTCTGCCGGAACAGCCCGATGATCGCCTCGTCCATGCTGTCGCCGGCGATGCGCAGCGAATTGCTCACCACCAGGCCGCCCAAGGAAATGACGGCCACTTCGCTGGTGCCGGAACCGATGTCGAGCACCATGCTGCCCTCCGGCGCGTTGATCGGCAGCCCGGCGCCGAGCGCCGCCGCCAGCGGCTCGTCGAGAATGTACGCTTCGCGCGCGCCGGCGCCCAGAGCGGCGTCGACGACCGCGCGGCGTTCGACCTCGGTGACCCGCGCGGGCACGGAAACGACGACTTGCGGATTGGAAAAATGTCCGGCCGCGCAGGCTTTGGAGATAAAATGGCGCAGCACGGCCTCGGTCATGTCGAAATTGGCGATGACGCCGTCGCGCAACGGCCGGATCACCGAGACGCCCATAGGCGTTTTGCCGATCATCGCCTTCGCCTCGCGGCCGTAAGCGATCACTTCCACGCCGCCGCCGCGCGGCAGTTTGCGCACCGCCACGCAGGAAGGTTCGTCGAAAACGATTCCCCGGTCGCTCTGAAAAACGACCACATTGGCGGTGCCAAGATCGACGCCTACGCCAACGCCGCCGGATCTTCCGAAAAGAGCCACGATTGTTCCTCCTCAACAGTTCTTTTTCCGCGCGGAAAAGAACGATTTCACTGTTTTACCGCGGCAGCATTCAACACCACGTCTTTGCCCGTGCTGCCGTCGCCAGGAATGCGGCGGATCCCGCCGCCGCCGGCAATGTAATGTCCATAATAACCGATCTGAAGCACCTGAAGCATTTTTGCCACCGAGCGCGACAGAAAAAGATC
This sequence is a window from Pyramidobacter sp. YE332. Protein-coding genes within it:
- the rodA gene encoding rod shape-determining protein RodA — protein: MNDRGSWRDTLRALDYPLLIAVFLMYLTGVATIYSAGGGPAGLGRFYAGRQLIWGVAALVMLAVVLRLDYEFFLDASYWLYGGCCLILVLLFVMGHRAKGAQSWINLGFFKVQPAEFVKLGLAFVMAHHVTLFPPYNLKNFAGALALGGVSALLVLVQPDLGSTLVYGVMIFVALLVAGAPKRYLLSLMGGAAALLPLGWMLLREYQKKRILVFINPELDPLGAGYNVIQSRIAVGSGRFFGKGFMQGAQSKLRFLPEPHTDFIFSVFAEEFGLVGGLFVLALLSFILWRMIRIALRARSVTVKVLVASLSASLWFHSFESIGMSMGLLPVTGLPLPLMSYGGSSLLATVLAIGVTVKLGARSEISRRENSVPDSRTPYSVRRS
- the minE gene encoding cell division topological specificity factor MinE gives rise to the protein MASMTDFLNRIFKRTKSKDNAKKRLQIVLMHDRKDISPEVMAAIREDILKVISKYMDVDNTGIDIDLNDDENMVALEVSVPVKGMKRASSAIGRVADKNNA
- the minD gene encoding septum site-determining protein MinD, which produces MAGRVIVVTSGKGGVGKTTTTANISMALAKLGKKVVVVDGDTGLRNLDIILGLENRIVYTLVDVVEGSCELKKALIRDKRVDGLYLLPTAQTRQKDCVSEEQMKALSDELKKDFDFVLFDCPAGIESGFKNASAGASEALVVTTPDVAPVRDADRIIGMLEAQGKEQIHLIINRLVPKMMRKGDMLGVSDVLDILSVPLIGVVPEDDLVLRSSNNGEPLTLSPNSPAATAFTNIARRLLDEEVPFLDVENMDKGFLASLRHFFGRK
- a CDS encoding septum site-determining protein MinC → MELASQKKEISFKGRGTSVCVAFEGAILPGISDVLRELRDAGSMVTGHQIVFDFKKLQVPRNWLLDLLRDVIFPMNLSVSLWNAEEPSTKENLASLGFKVDGSERPMVTQGTLKIVSIPLRGGQALQHDGDVLMLGDLHHGAEINATGSIIVLGAIQGQVHAGCNGDNSASVITLSYQTNQLRIGSMISNAMEPGASPWWGKPVRIVVEGGVFVASDISWEK
- the mrdA gene encoding penicillin-binding protein 2 gives rise to the protein MNFWRAVVAGSFVVLAVALALFQVLWSDRYVGLALKNRLRLIRMPPARGQIYDRKGLPLALNVMTFDIMGYPLDLQRDEVKQKLLGALQRARLPHDPEKLEQRVKNLYWAPYRAISLVSNLTLLQMTSLMEDPEFPEVLFPLPVWRRTYPAGPLASHVVGYVGEISEQELRSVETDENKSYIGGDVIGKSGVEKYYEDVLRGSIGERAVEVDARGRQRRTLNETMPGIGQDLTLTIDLSAQSYASDLMKDYNGVMVALDVNNGEVIVMWSNPSYDPNPLAWGVSGTEWAGLNLDSSRPLLNRAISGQYSPGSIFKAVTGYAALESGVVDKNTSVHCSGVFRLGGNLYHCWRRGGHGRETFVRALRDSCDVYFYETSQMVGVKRYDDVGERFALGRPLGIDLPGEAAGILPGPEWKKKTMRQSWFKGDSVNMSIGQGFVLLTPLQMASVYATIANGGVFYRPHVLKTAEVEGQPTGLRQEYLQLVKAGLRAVVAKGGTGHRAAVSGVEIAGKTGTVQHDHGKDHAVFAGYAPASKPRYAVVCFIEGGESGGRVAGPLVGQLLSFLLNENGSAKEK
- the mreC gene encoding rod shape-determining protein MreC — translated: MAERWNFERELVIGLICVVACVFLALGATGSGRTRHAMDVTASVLAPLEKPAVFVIDRVERFRRWTTERRDLLMELEELREENRALRLQSGEEISAEFKRRARPGNRFPIIFRDPSMWWEELRIGTGDERYDPGCAVLDGSDLVGVITSQSGGSAWVRLVTSAGFYVPVVVEETREIGVVTGDNEGGVWVRYLPSDGDYKPGMKILTVLGSRLPVGLPVGELTSERRTVTAGVDEFRVKTGADLFRLQYVSVLGGLQP
- a CDS encoding rod shape-determining protein codes for the protein MALFGRSGGVGVGVDLGTANVVVFQSDRGIVFDEPSCVAVRKLPRGGGVEVIAYGREAKAMIGKTPMGVSVIRPLRDGVIANFDMTEAVLRHFISKACAAGHFSNPQVVVSVPARVTEVERRAVVDAALGAGAREAYILDEPLAAALGAGLPINAPEGSMVLDIGSGTSEVAVISLGGLVVSNSLRIAGDSMDEAIIGLFRQKHALLIGESTAENVKNEIGSVLPLKEELEMEVKGRDLADGLPKVSRVSSVEVREVLLPIVSRIEDMVKVALEQTPPELSRDIVDNGIVLTGGASQLRGLPEKLTRVLNAPVILSEEPIHAVANGVGLTLQNLGEMKRILTTVHKSQL